The following are from one region of the Rosettibacter firmus genome:
- a CDS encoding transposase has protein sequence MQQTLSGTNGAGVMKDPFAENCSNNINENSADAVATFEGKVATKVATETNMVVTNDKIIENKNLQQSVKWISTLEGRNHLGISQQALRKHVSKGHFVTRKVKMNGGFGYEIALESMFNYYNSIGDWDKCEKILGWIQELSENSSEIISDGTDRASSVNTITTDEALAKYQICKLLDEVILKADKKTIAVEKFVNSFNQGSYPKLLESVGKISMRSVYRWYKTLIDNNWDISIFEKKLKPAARTISNKEAEVIIPMLLNPNRPLISEIIKRAKQEFLNRGIAIKSDITYRRFIQEWTKRNIDLWTLGRYGMKAFNDKIMKDILRDKDRVEVGDIVVADGHTLNVMVINPLTGRSQRMTLIMFFDFKSSMPLGWEIMPTENVLTIASALRRTILLLGRFFGNNSEAGSFGYIPRIAYLDNGRAFRAKYFRGIKDFRDSIVPGLFGKLGIETMYATPYHGQSKTIERWFKTLGEFERRLPAYTGTNIAGKPAMLMRNEKLHQRLFDNTPIHVDSLAATLEEFIKEYAEQPHQDGQYKGLCPAEVFMHSVNKIKSEPERLKGRLISKQELNYLMLSDETRTIGKNGIRFRGNYYYNEEMPRIIGSRVVIKYDIWDDKEIIVLDEKERFLFTASKDDYRYHPAARLLGKDEDIVLLQEALRKKQQMKNETMEQFKEIVKLGNELIPKKQVDVFEMPKKEEKKQPKKKNAFKEYMKLCGIESKIYSNPIEALLKKG, from the coding sequence TTGCAACAAACATTATCAGGGACAAATGGAGCTGGAGTTATGAAGGACCCTTTTGCTGAAAATTGCAGTAATAATATCAATGAAAATTCAGCCGATGCGGTTGCGACCTTTGAGGGGAAGGTCGCAACCAAGGTCGCAACCGAAACAAATATGGTTGTTACCAATGATAAAATAATAGAAAATAAGAACTTACAGCAATCAGTTAAATGGATAAGCACTCTTGAAGGTCGCAACCACTTAGGTATATCTCAGCAAGCTTTAAGAAAACACGTTTCCAAAGGACATTTTGTCACACGTAAGGTGAAGATGAATGGTGGTTTTGGATATGAAATTGCCCTGGAAAGTATGTTTAATTACTATAATTCTATTGGTGATTGGGATAAGTGTGAGAAGATTTTGGGGTGGATACAGGAGCTTTCGGAAAATTCAAGCGAAATTATATCGGATGGGACGGACAGAGCAAGCTCTGTCAATACAATAACAACAGATGAGGCATTGGCAAAGTACCAGATATGCAAGCTACTGGATGAGGTAATATTAAAGGCGGATAAGAAGACAATTGCAGTTGAAAAGTTTGTTAATAGTTTTAACCAGGGAAGTTACCCGAAATTGCTCGAGAGTGTTGGAAAAATAAGTATGAGATCAGTTTACCGCTGGTACAAGACATTAATAGATAATAATTGGGACATAAGTATATTTGAGAAAAAGTTAAAGCCCGCCGCAAGAACCATTTCAAACAAAGAAGCAGAGGTGATTATACCAATGTTACTTAATCCGAATCGCCCATTAATAAGTGAAATAATTAAGAGAGCTAAACAGGAATTTTTGAATCGTGGAATTGCAATAAAAAGCGATATTACTTACAGAAGATTTATCCAGGAATGGACAAAAAGAAACATAGATCTATGGACGCTTGGAAGGTATGGAATGAAGGCATTCAATGATAAAATAATGAAAGATATTTTGCGTGATAAGGACCGTGTGGAAGTCGGTGACATAGTTGTAGCTGATGGTCATACGCTTAATGTAATGGTGATAAATCCACTTACCGGCAGATCGCAGAGGATGACGCTGATAATGTTTTTTGATTTTAAGTCTTCAATGCCACTTGGCTGGGAAATAATGCCGACTGAGAATGTGCTGACGATTGCGAGTGCACTGAGAAGAACGATATTGCTGCTGGGAAGGTTTTTTGGGAATAATTCCGAAGCTGGAAGCTTCGGTTACATTCCGAGGATTGCTTATCTGGATAATGGACGGGCTTTCAGAGCTAAATATTTCAGAGGGATTAAGGATTTCAGGGATTCAATAGTGCCGGGATTATTTGGAAAACTTGGCATTGAAACGATGTATGCAACGCCTTATCACGGGCAATCGAAGACAATTGAAAGATGGTTTAAGACGCTTGGAGAATTTGAGAGACGTTTACCTGCATATACTGGGACCAATATTGCCGGTAAACCTGCAATGCTTATGAGAAATGAGAAGCTCCACCAGAGACTTTTTGATAATACTCCGATTCATGTTGATAGTTTGGCTGCTACTCTTGAAGAATTTATTAAAGAATATGCAGAACAGCCACACCAGGACGGGCAATATAAGGGATTATGTCCGGCTGAGGTATTTATGCACAGCGTTAATAAAATAAAGAGTGAGCCGGAGCGATTGAAAGGCAGATTGATAAGCAAGCAAGAACTTAACTATTTAATGCTAAGTGATGAGACGAGGACAATAGGTAAGAATGGAATAAGATTTAGAGGGAATTATTATTACAATGAAGAAATGCCGAGGATAATCGGGAGCCGGGTAGTGATTAAATATGACATTTGGGACGATAAAGAAATTATAGTTCTTGATGAAAAAGAGAGATTTTTATTTACGGCAAGTAAGGATGATTATCGTTATCATCCGGCAGCAAGGCTGCTGGGGAAGGATGAGGATATTGTACTGCTGCAGGAAGCATTGAGGAAAAAACAGCAGATGAAGAATGAGACTATGGAGCAATTTAAGGAGATTGTAAAATTAGGTAATGAATTGATACCTAAAAAGCAAGTTGATGTTTTTGAAATGCCAAAGAAAGAAGAGAAAAAGCAGCCAAAGAAGAAAAATGCATTTAAGGAATATATGAAATTGTGCGGGATTGAGTCGAAGATTTACAGCAATCCCATTGAGGCATTGTTAAAAAAAGGATAA
- a CDS encoding phage regulatory CII family protein: MAQSKSIKTILYETIHRNKKSVEQIADEIGISSNYLYRAGLPLEESGVKFPLDYLIPLMKATGNYAILEKIAWICGFLLVKEPKVRIPKTEGTELVADYQDATTLAVRCLKKFLDKPTENHYNEVIEALQLVMTKSAEAKKYCNKHYQGQMELEL, encoded by the coding sequence ATGGCACAAAGTAAATCTATTAAAACAATTCTTTATGAAACTATTCACCGGAATAAAAAGTCTGTAGAACAAATTGCTGATGAGATAGGAATAAGCAGCAATTACCTATATAGAGCAGGTCTTCCGCTGGAAGAAAGCGGAGTGAAATTCCCACTTGATTATTTAATTCCACTAATGAAAGCAACCGGAAATTATGCGATTTTGGAAAAAATTGCGTGGATTTGTGGGTTTTTGCTGGTTAAAGAGCCAAAGGTAAGGATACCAAAGACGGAGGGGACAGAATTAGTGGCTGATTACCAGGATGCAACGACGCTGGCGGTTAGATGCCTGAAGAAATTCCTCGATAAGCCAACCGAAAACCACTATAATGAAGTAATAGAAGCTTTGCAGTTGGTTATGACAAAGTCTGCAGAGGCAAAAAAATATTGCAACAAACATTATCAGGGACAAATGGAGCTGGAGTTATGA
- a CDS encoding helix-turn-helix domain-containing protein, which produces MTIGEKLRFFAENYIGSVAKLAELLDMKPPSLYVYLNNESIPGGDILRKLKDLGCDINWLLSDTPDPPPETIQTLLTRLKELEEENQRLRDSISRFLLLAQEVEQQKKSKRKPKK; this is translated from the coding sequence ATGACAATAGGTGAAAAACTTCGTTTTTTTGCAGAAAATTATATTGGTTCGGTTGCTAAACTTGCCGAATTACTTGATATGAAGCCACCGAGCTTATATGTTTATCTAAATAATGAGAGTATTCCTGGTGGAGATATACTAAGGAAGCTGAAGGACCTTGGTTGCGACATTAATTGGCTCTTAAGCGACACCCCGGATCCGCCGCCAGAGACAATACAAACGCTACTAACTCGGCTAAAAGAGTTAGAGGAGGAGAATCAACGCCTTAGGGATAGTATTAGCCGTTTTCTTCTCCTCGCTCAAGAAGTAGAGCAGCAAAAAAAAAGTAAGCGTAAACCCAAAAAGTAG
- the dacB gene encoding D-alanyl-D-alanine carboxypeptidase/D-alanyl-D-alanine endopeptidase, giving the protein MNNKIFILCFIIFLSLFKSSYSQLDTNSLSNSLDSLFADEFFNSTQIAIDIYDLNANKKLYSKNEKLLLRPASLQKILTTGAALLFLNDYKFQTKIYYDGEIEDSVCNGNLYVAGGFDPLFSLNDLDSLVKEIKKLGIKEIRGNLCGDISIMDSLYWGEGWMWDDDPYPFASYISALSINENSFNVIYKPSNIGEPAIINIIPQTNYFDIINNSTTVKDTISTFSITRDWLNKQDKIIASGNIPFLLNADTLKFSVAKPALYFMTLLKERLIENKIIINGNIEFKSVPNNADEIFSFERNIDTVLLKTNKESYNLGAELILRTLALEYYGKPASAKRGIKLIDSLITIAGFDPKNFKIVDGSGLSFYNLVTAELITSILKYFYYEKEDLFIKLYNTFPISGYDGTLKNRMLNNKAYKKVRAKTGTLSGVSNLAGYMFNKNNHLIAFCIMMQNFTTPAKKARDIQDKICELIYQRN; this is encoded by the coding sequence ATGAATAATAAAATTTTCATCCTTTGTTTTATAATATTCTTATCACTATTCAAATCTTCTTATTCACAATTAGATACAAATTCTCTCTCTAATTCTCTTGATAGTTTATTTGCAGATGAATTTTTTAATTCTACCCAAATAGCAATTGATATTTATGATTTAAACGCAAACAAAAAACTCTATTCAAAAAACGAAAAGTTGCTATTGCGTCCAGCTTCTTTACAAAAAATTTTAACTACAGGTGCTGCTCTACTTTTCCTAAATGATTATAAATTCCAAACCAAAATTTATTACGATGGAGAGATTGAAGATTCAGTATGTAATGGTAATTTATATGTAGCTGGAGGATTTGATCCACTTTTTTCACTGAATGATTTAGACTCTCTGGTTAAAGAAATAAAAAAATTAGGCATAAAAGAAATACGTGGAAACCTGTGCGGTGATATTTCAATAATGGATTCTCTATACTGGGGCGAAGGCTGGATGTGGGACGATGACCCATATCCTTTTGCTTCATACATATCTGCACTCTCGATAAACGAAAATAGTTTCAACGTAATTTATAAACCATCAAACATAGGCGAACCAGCAATCATTAATATTATCCCCCAAACAAATTATTTTGATATAATTAATAACTCTACAACCGTAAAAGATACTATTTCTACATTTTCTATTACACGTGACTGGCTAAATAAACAAGATAAAATTATAGCCAGTGGAAATATTCCTTTTTTACTAAATGCAGATACATTAAAATTCAGTGTCGCAAAGCCTGCATTGTATTTTATGACTTTGCTCAAAGAAAGATTAATTGAAAACAAAATTATCATTAATGGTAATATCGAATTTAAAAGTGTCCCGAATAATGCCGATGAAATCTTTTCTTTTGAAAGAAATATCGATACAGTATTACTTAAAACTAATAAAGAGAGCTATAACTTAGGTGCTGAACTAATTTTACGAACACTTGCATTGGAATATTATGGTAAACCAGCTTCGGCAAAAAGGGGAATAAAATTAATTGATAGCTTGATAACAATTGCAGGTTTCGACCCAAAGAATTTTAAAATTGTAGATGGATCTGGTTTATCGTTCTATAATCTGGTTACTGCAGAACTAATTACTTCCATACTAAAATATTTCTATTATGAAAAAGAAGACTTATTCATAAAACTTTATAACACTTTTCCAATTTCTGGTTACGATGGTACATTAAAAAACAGAATGCTTAACAACAAAGCATACAAAAAAGTAAGAGCCAAGACTGGAACTTTAAGTGGAGTAAGTAATCTTGCTGGTTATATGTTTAATAAAAATAATCATCTTATTGCATTTTGTATAATGATGCAGAATTTTACTACTCCTGCAAAAAAAGCAAGAGATATTCAGGATAAAATTTGTGAATTAATTTATCAACGTAATTAA
- the prmA gene encoding 50S ribosomal protein L11 methyltransferase, translated as MKNFKQFTITTIPKNFEIISGLLWQLDLNGINETENELIIFIDETKNISLKEIKEILEEAKKNNLIESYQISEDILEDKNWNEEYEKRVNVIEVSDRIVIKPSFKEYQPKENQIVIIIDPKMSFGTGEHQTTKMVLRFLEQYIKKDDFVLDVGTGTGILAIASVFLGAQRAIGIDNDEWCFLNGNENIKMNKVEDKVEIRLSEIHQIEEKDFDVIVANINKNILLEIAEEIKKKIKKTGIVILSGLLISDEIDIVKKYNSLGFDQIAKMQMDEWICLSFKLQN; from the coding sequence ATGAAAAACTTCAAACAATTTACCATTACCACAATTCCAAAAAACTTTGAGATTATAAGTGGCTTATTGTGGCAATTAGATTTAAATGGTATAAATGAAACCGAGAATGAATTAATCATCTTTATTGATGAAACAAAAAATATTTCATTGAAAGAAATAAAAGAAATACTCGAAGAAGCTAAAAAAAATAATTTAATTGAATCTTATCAGATAAGCGAAGATATACTTGAAGATAAAAACTGGAATGAAGAATATGAAAAAAGAGTAAATGTAATAGAAGTTTCTGATAGAATTGTAATTAAACCATCTTTTAAAGAATATCAACCCAAAGAAAATCAAATAGTTATAATAATCGATCCAAAAATGTCTTTTGGAACAGGTGAACATCAAACTACAAAAATGGTTTTAAGATTTTTAGAACAATATATAAAAAAAGATGACTTTGTTTTAGATGTTGGAACAGGGACAGGTATTCTTGCAATTGCATCTGTATTTCTTGGTGCACAAAGAGCAATTGGAATCGATAATGATGAATGGTGTTTTCTTAATGGCAATGAAAATATAAAAATGAATAAAGTTGAAGATAAAGTTGAAATCCGTTTGTCTGAAATTCATCAAATAGAAGAAAAAGACTTTGATGTGATTGTTGCAAATATTAACAAAAACATATTGCTTGAAATAGCAGAGGAAATTAAAAAGAAAATAAAAAAGACCGGAATTGTAATATTATCCGGTCTTCTAATTTCTGATGAGATTGATATTGTCAAAAAATATAATTCATTAGGCTTCGATCAAATCGCAAAAATGCAAATGGACGAATGGATCTGCCTATCATTTAAGCTACAAAATTAA
- a CDS encoding MarR family winged helix-turn-helix transcriptional regulator, with amino-acid sequence MAMQQEKGEAALQLMEKVTKAGDKFRKLQAKYMFEQKLTAPQFGVLEILYRMGPLPLKKISEEMLVTGANITCVVDNLEKEGLVKRVHSKEDRRVILGELTPAGKAKLDQIMPQYIEKVISVTSSLTESEQKQLISLLEKLAF; translated from the coding sequence ATGGCAATGCAACAAGAAAAAGGGGAAGCAGCACTCCAACTTATGGAAAAAGTTACAAAAGCAGGGGATAAGTTCAGAAAACTTCAAGCTAAGTATATGTTTGAGCAAAAACTTACAGCTCCTCAATTTGGGGTGTTGGAGATTCTTTACAGAATGGGCCCTTTACCACTAAAAAAAATTAGTGAAGAGATGCTTGTTACAGGGGCTAATATAACCTGTGTTGTTGATAATCTTGAAAAAGAAGGACTGGTAAAAAGAGTACACTCTAAAGAAGACAGACGAGTAATTCTTGGTGAACTAACACCTGCTGGTAAAGCTAAACTTGATCAAATTATGCCTCAATATATTGAAAAAGTTATTTCGGTTACTTCGTCTTTGACAGAAAGTGAGCAAAAGCAACTTATATCTTTATTAGAGAAATTAGCTTTTTAA
- a CDS encoding isochorismate synthase: protein MKVNNKSFTTFIFKLQKISKPVNAIHICSYIQEINKITYYKYYNSILNNTNFFLLNLPEKNCSFIALGNIFNYNKKFSRTNKLHIQHIHNFKKNKFNFYPLFVGGIKFPIKEKSNLWNDFPTEIWYVPEISFITYKNRYFFAFNFMFDDVINTETLNKKLKTIFRPQKNITESLNEVFLKSTTFNQWEKMVSTAFKKIESGELYKVVLARLKKRPLKTNINLKELIEKLKKENSECYVFCWKNNDSIFLGASPELLGKFSNNKFETDALAGSIRRGTNHNEDDLLANQLLNDKKNINEHNSVVNYLIHKLSEYSTSVTYDKTKIRKLKNIQHLWTPIKAKVRKNISIIELIKNIFPTPAICGLPKVKALKTIEQLENFDRGLYAGVMGWFNLNGNGEFFVSIRSALIKNSSLYLFAGSGIVEESEIKNEFEETELKFKTLMSIFKLNQI, encoded by the coding sequence TTGAAAGTTAATAATAAAAGTTTTACAACATTTATTTTTAAATTACAAAAAATTTCTAAACCTGTGAATGCAATTCATATTTGCAGCTATATTCAGGAAATTAACAAGATTACTTACTATAAATATTATAATTCTATTCTGAATAATACAAACTTTTTTTTATTAAACTTACCAGAAAAAAATTGCTCTTTTATAGCACTTGGAAATATCTTTAATTATAATAAAAAATTCAGTCGTACTAACAAATTGCACATACAACACATTCATAATTTTAAAAAAAACAAGTTTAATTTCTATCCATTATTTGTTGGAGGAATAAAATTCCCGATAAAAGAAAAATCCAATCTTTGGAATGACTTTCCCACTGAAATCTGGTATGTGCCTGAAATTTCTTTTATCACATACAAGAATAGATATTTCTTTGCATTTAATTTTATGTTTGATGATGTTATTAATACCGAAACTCTTAACAAAAAGCTAAAGACTATATTCAGACCACAAAAAAATATAACAGAATCTTTAAACGAAGTTTTCCTAAAGAGCACCACGTTTAATCAATGGGAAAAAATGGTTTCGACTGCTTTTAAAAAGATTGAAAGTGGAGAACTTTATAAAGTAGTTTTAGCAAGATTAAAAAAGAGACCGCTTAAAACTAACATTAACCTGAAAGAACTAATAGAAAAATTAAAGAAAGAAAATTCGGAGTGTTATGTTTTTTGCTGGAAAAATAACGATTCTATTTTTTTAGGAGCTTCTCCTGAATTACTTGGAAAATTTTCAAATAACAAATTTGAAACAGATGCACTGGCTGGTTCAATTAGAAGAGGAACAAATCACAACGAAGATGATCTACTGGCAAATCAATTATTAAATGACAAAAAAAATATCAACGAGCATAATAGTGTGGTAAATTATTTAATTCATAAATTATCAGAATACTCAACCAGTGTAACTTATGATAAAACAAAAATTAGAAAACTGAAAAACATCCAGCATTTATGGACACCCATCAAAGCAAAAGTTAGAAAAAATATTTCAATTATTGAGTTAATTAAAAATATCTTTCCAACACCTGCAATTTGTGGTTTACCAAAAGTAAAAGCATTAAAAACAATTGAACAACTTGAAAACTTCGACAGAGGTTTATATGCTGGAGTGATGGGATGGTTTAATCTAAATGGAAATGGTGAATTTTTTGTGAGCATCCGCTCCGCTCTTATTAAAAATTCATCATTATATTTATTTGCCGGGAGCGGAATAGTTGAAGAATCAGAAATTAAAAATGAATTCGAAGAAACTGAACTAAAGTTCAAAACATTGATGTCAATATTTAAACTAAATCAAATATGA
- the menD gene encoding 2-succinyl-5-enolpyruvyl-6-hydroxy-3-cyclohexene-1-carboxylic-acid synthase, producing the protein MKISVNRNTIWCDLFVNRLIEYGVKYACISPGSRSTPLTLAFSQNKSIKLFQIVDERSSAFFALGLAKKSKSPVAIVTTSGTAVAELYPAIIEAFYQRIPLIVCTADRPHYLRNTGANQTINQDNIFRNHIRYFADVGLPDVNLKSLSSLIKKTDTALNIALIENVGPIHLNFQFEKPFEPDTYTEKIDVNYINKIYSLFNKIDFKERKETTSIDKVLKKLTHFEKGLIIVGYNNYDNQFSNLCARLSSKLKYPVFADASSGLRCCNHSQKNVIENFTSLIRSKNYKKEFDPEIIIQFGGTPTSNIVQNFFKESKAEKIIVNEFGDKNDPSLTARTILKIKPEEFCQLILEKINLQKLTRRQDWFEKNIKLNEIAETIKRREFQKEEINFEGKIIYELYNLLPSKSNLMISNSLPIRDADFFVSCTNKQINIFSNRGASGIDGINSTALGIAKLSKEPTVLVTGDLAFYHDMNGLHNAIKFNIPLTIVLINNNGGGIFESLPISRYGKTYIQNFVTPLDIDFSKFVEAYGGKHYLISNFNEFKMKLDESLKSRKLSVLEIRTNAKESKLIREKIWRSITSAIDLYLNENKSRSN; encoded by the coding sequence ATGAAAATATCAGTTAATAGAAATACTATCTGGTGTGATTTATTTGTAAATAGATTAATCGAATATGGAGTAAAATATGCCTGTATATCACCAGGTTCAAGAAGTACTCCTCTTACTTTAGCATTCTCACAAAATAAATCTATAAAGTTGTTTCAAATAGTTGATGAACGTTCGTCTGCTTTTTTTGCTCTTGGACTTGCAAAAAAATCAAAATCTCCTGTTGCAATAGTAACTACTTCTGGTACTGCAGTAGCCGAACTTTATCCAGCAATCATCGAAGCATTTTATCAAAGAATTCCACTAATTGTTTGCACTGCAGATAGACCACATTACTTAAGAAATACAGGTGCAAATCAAACAATAAATCAGGATAATATTTTTAGAAACCACATAAGATATTTTGCAGATGTTGGTTTACCCGATGTCAATCTAAAAAGTTTATCATCCTTAATTAAAAAAACTGATACCGCATTAAATATTGCATTGATAGAAAATGTGGGTCCCATCCATCTTAATTTTCAATTTGAAAAACCATTCGAGCCAGATACATACACAGAAAAAATTGATGTCAATTACATTAATAAAATTTACAGCCTTTTTAATAAAATCGATTTTAAAGAAAGAAAAGAAACAACATCGATTGATAAGGTATTAAAAAAACTAACTCACTTTGAAAAAGGATTAATAATTGTCGGATACAATAACTACGATAATCAATTTTCAAATCTTTGTGCCAGATTATCCAGTAAATTAAAATATCCAGTATTTGCAGATGCTTCTTCTGGTTTAAGATGTTGTAACCACTCACAAAAAAATGTAATAGAAAATTTTACATCATTAATAAGATCAAAAAACTACAAAAAAGAATTTGACCCTGAAATAATAATTCAATTTGGTGGAACTCCAACTTCAAATATTGTTCAAAACTTCTTTAAAGAATCAAAAGCAGAAAAAATTATTGTTAACGAATTTGGTGATAAAAACGATCCATCATTAACAGCCAGAACAATTTTAAAGATCAAACCAGAAGAATTTTGTCAACTCATTTTAGAAAAAATAAATCTACAAAAATTAACCAGAAGACAGGATTGGTTTGAAAAAAACATCAAACTAAATGAAATAGCAGAAACAATTAAACGTAGAGAATTTCAAAAAGAAGAAATTAATTTTGAAGGAAAGATTATTTATGAATTATACAATCTTCTTCCTTCGAAATCCAATTTAATGATTTCAAATAGTTTACCAATAAGGGATGCCGATTTTTTTGTTTCCTGTACCAACAAACAAATAAACATTTTTAGTAATCGTGGGGCAAGTGGAATTGATGGAATAAACTCAACTGCACTTGGAATTGCAAAACTATCAAAAGAACCAACTGTACTTGTTACTGGCGATTTAGCTTTTTATCACGATATGAATGGACTACACAATGCAATTAAATTTAATATTCCTTTGACAATAGTTTTAATAAACAATAATGGTGGGGGAATTTTTGAATCTCTACCAATATCAAGATATGGAAAAACATATATTCAAAATTTTGTAACTCCATTAGATATTGACTTTTCAAAATTTGTAGAAGCTTATGGGGGCAAACATTATCTAATTAGTAATTTTAATGAATTTAAAATGAAACTTGATGAATCATTAAAAAGTAGAAAGTTATCAGTTCTTGAAATTAGAACAAATGCAAAAGAATCAAAATTAATTCGCGAAAAAATCTGGCGTTCAATTACTTCAGCAATTGATTTGTATCTGAATGAAAATAAAAGTAGATCAAATTGA
- the menH gene encoding 2-succinyl-6-hydroxy-2,4-cyclohexadiene-1-carboxylate synthase, with translation MKIKVDQIEFNILIDEKNYKEEKTPIIFLHGFTGCAEDWLFIFDKLPSEYYPIAIDLIGHGLTDSPDDPNYYTCRAIVNQLNYIFESLKIHKLILCGYSMGGRAALSYCLHYPQKIIASIFESTTAGIEDITIKKERVISDFLLAEKIREEGIESFIDYWMNNPLFKTQKEIPEYELIKKKKYKNSVIGLSNLLMGFSTGLMPSYWDKINQLEFPVLLITGSLDEKYTSISKRMKEKLKNAEHKIAESCGHNVHLEKPDVFIKFVLDFLNNKKRKQYELQLD, from the coding sequence ATGAAAATAAAAGTAGATCAAATTGAATTTAATATTCTGATTGATGAAAAAAATTATAAAGAAGAAAAAACACCTATAATTTTTCTTCACGGTTTTACTGGATGTGCAGAAGATTGGTTATTCATTTTCGATAAACTTCCTTCAGAATATTATCCCATCGCAATTGATTTAATTGGTCATGGTTTAACCGACTCGCCAGATGATCCCAATTATTATACCTGTAGAGCTATAGTTAATCAACTTAATTATATTTTTGAATCTCTAAAAATTCATAAATTAATTCTCTGTGGATATTCAATGGGGGGAAGAGCTGCTTTATCTTATTGCCTACATTATCCCCAAAAAATTATTGCATCTATCTTCGAAAGTACAACTGCTGGAATTGAAGACATAACCATAAAAAAAGAAAGAGTAATTTCAGATTTCTTACTTGCAGAAAAAATACGTGAAGAAGGAATTGAGAGTTTTATTGATTACTGGATGAATAACCCATTATTCAAAACACAAAAAGAAATTCCAGAATATGAATTGATTAAGAAAAAAAAATATAAAAATAGTGTAATCGGTCTATCAAATTTATTAATGGGATTTAGTACTGGTTTAATGCCCAGTTACTGGGATAAAATAAATCAACTTGAATTTCCAGTTCTTCTAATTACTGGAAGTTTAGATGAAAAGTATACTTCGATTTCAAAAAGAATGAAAGAAAAATTAAAGAATGCAGAACATAAAATCGCAGAAAGTTGTGGTCACAATGTTCACTTAGAAAAACCTGATGTTTTTATTAAATTTGTTCTGGACTTCTTAAACAATAAAAAAAGGAAACAGTATGAATTACAATTGGATTAA
- the menB gene encoding 1,4-dihydroxy-2-naphthoyl-CoA synthase, translating to MNYNWIKAKEYQDIIYEKMDGIAKITINRPEKRNAFRPETVSELYDAFNDAREDTNIGVILLTGKGPAKDGKYAFCSGGDQSIRGDKGYVGKDGIPRLNILDVQKQIRSIPKPVIALVAGYAIGGGHVLHVVCDLTIAADNAIFGQTGPKVGSFDGGFGASYLARIVGQKKAREIWYLCRQYNAQEALEMGLVNKVVPVEQLEEEGIKWAKEILEKSPLAIRLLKSAFNAELDGQAGIQELAGNATLLYYMTEEAQEGKNAYLEKRKPDFSKFPRVP from the coding sequence ATGAATTACAATTGGATTAAAGCAAAAGAATATCAGGATATTATTTACGAAAAGATGGATGGAATAGCAAAAATAACTATTAATCGACCAGAAAAAAGAAATGCTTTCCGTCCAGAAACAGTTTCGGAATTATACGATGCTTTTAATGATGCACGAGAAGATACAAATATTGGAGTAATCTTGTTAACCGGAAAAGGACCAGCTAAAGATGGTAAATATGCATTCTGTTCTGGTGGCGATCAATCAATTCGTGGTGATAAAGGTTATGTTGGTAAAGATGGTATCCCAAGATTAAATATTCTTGATGTTCAAAAACAAATAAGAAGTATCCCCAAACCAGTTATTGCTTTAGTAGCCGGATATGCAATTGGGGGAGGTCATGTATTGCATGTTGTTTGTGATTTAACAATAGCAGCCGATAATGCAATATTTGGTCAAACTGGACCTAAAGTGGGAAGCTTTGATGGCGGATTTGGTGCAAGTTATCTTGCAAGAATTGTTGGTCAGAAAAAAGCTCGCGAAATCTGGTATCTATGCCGCCAATATAATGCTCAGGAAGCTCTTGAAATGGGCTTAGTGAATAAAGTTGTTCCGGTTGAACAACTTGAAGAAGAAGGTATAAAGTGGGCAAAAGAAATTCTGGAAAAAAGTCCTCTTGCAATTCGTTTACTCAAATCTGCATTTAATGCTGAATTAGATGGTCAGGCTGGAATTCAGGAATTAGCAGGAAATGCAACTTTACTTTATTATATGACCGAAGAAGCTCAGGAAGGAAAAAATGCTTATCTCGAAAAAAGGAAACCAGATTTTTCAAAATTTCCAAGAGTACCATAA